DNA from Deltaproteobacteria bacterium:
TCGTCCTCTCTCCGAACATGAGTGTCGGGGTCAATGTGATGTGGAAGATTATTGGTGAGGCGGCTCGGAAACTGGGATCTGAGTTTAAGGTGAATGTGACCGAGATCCACCACATCTATAAAAAAGACAAGCCGTCCGGCACCGCCTTGCAGATCGCCCGCGTCCTTGCGGAGACGATGAAGATTTCCCCAGAAAAGATCCCGATCGAGGCGATCCGGCAGGGGGAGGTGGTCGGCATCCATAAGACTGTCTTTGAAAGTTCCGGGGAGTTTTTGGAGATTCTTCACAATGCCAAGTCACGCGATACCTTCGCGCTCGGAGCCCTGCGTGCCGCACGGTGGATCGTCGGCAAACCAAACGGCCTATATTCGATGGCGAATGTCCTGAGTCTATAGCAACTTTTCTTTTTAATGAGCGAGATGAGGGGTGACAATAGTGGGGGGTAGATGACAGCGTTTGCCATCACTTCCGAAAGACTCCATTCCCCTTCTGAAGGGGGATTTCTCGAAGCAGTGAAGACGACCATTCACTGCGCACAAACCACACCCGGTGCCTCGCAATTTTATCTCGCGATCCCCCTGATTGGTCTCTCCCGGCTTGCCGGAGGGGGAAAAAAGCTCACAGCGGCGGCGGTCACCGTCGGAACAATCCTGGGAACCCTC
Protein-coding regions in this window:
- the dapB gene encoding 4-hydroxy-tetrahydrodipicolinate reductase, whose product is MIKILIKGASGKMGRRILFCASQDKEFKVVEAIDQADVLIDFSHPDATILHLELAAKAKKRAVIGTTGHTEEQKKQIESFAKKLPFVLSPNMSVGVNVMWKIIGEAARKLGSEFKVNVTEIHHIYKKDKPSGTALQIARVLAETMKISPEKIPIEAIRQGEVVGIHKTVFESSGEFLEILHNAKSRDTFALGALRAARWIVGKPNGLYSMANVLSL